From a region of the Synechococcus sp. RS9916 genome:
- a CDS encoding c-type cytochrome produces the protein MPRPERIFPLVLVLVIGLIGALPATASLANPDSGNGSQIFSTNCAACHMGGGNVIRASRTLSEADLQAHLDSYSQDHLEAIEHQIEAGKNAMPPYQGKLSDDDIADVAAYVEEQAERGWQR, from the coding sequence ATGCCGCGACCGGAACGGATCTTTCCTTTGGTACTCGTGCTGGTCATCGGTCTGATCGGCGCGCTACCAGCCACTGCATCACTGGCTAACCCTGATTCAGGGAATGGCAGTCAGATCTTTTCCACCAACTGCGCGGCTTGCCACATGGGCGGTGGCAACGTGATCCGGGCAAGCCGCACCTTGAGCGAAGCCGATCTTCAGGCCCATCTCGATTCCTACAGCCAAGATCACCTCGAAGCCATCGAACATCAGATCGAAGCCGGGAAAAATGCCATGCCCCCTTATCAGGGCAAGCTCAGCGATGACGACATTGCTGATGTCGCGGCCTATGTGGAAGAGCAGGCCGAGCGGGGTTGGCAGCGATGA
- a CDS encoding 2TM domain-containing protein yields MQGDQQRRDEAKARVKRRRGLQKQVQAYVIVNLTLVVIWLLDGRGDFWPIWPIGGWGMTLLIQAWSINHPEQPISDQEIDAELQRRN; encoded by the coding sequence ATGCAAGGAGATCAGCAACGCAGGGACGAAGCCAAAGCAAGGGTGAAACGACGCCGTGGCCTTCAGAAACAAGTGCAGGCCTATGTGATCGTGAACCTCACCTTGGTGGTGATCTGGCTGCTGGATGGCAGGGGTGACTTCTGGCCGATCTGGCCCATTGGCGGCTGGGGCATGACGCTGCTGATCCAGGCCTGGAGCATCAATCATCCGGAACAACCGATTAGCGACCAAGAGATCGACGCAGAACTGCAGCGGCGCAATTGA
- a CDS encoding DUF3288 family protein, which produces MSDDTSQTHPLYATDREVVDSLLGHQGEPGPDQLSHAARLLMRYDGFPGSPDIQTDLERAIKGWGLERESLNAKCREIWASGWRPGQDAGDSVGSGADVEDAGS; this is translated from the coding sequence ATGAGCGACGACACATCCCAGACGCATCCCCTCTACGCCACCGACCGCGAAGTGGTGGATTCTCTGCTGGGCCATCAAGGGGAGCCAGGTCCTGACCAGCTGAGCCATGCCGCGCGCTTGCTGATGCGCTACGACGGCTTCCCAGGGTCCCCTGACATCCAAACCGACCTGGAGCGGGCCATCAAAGGCTGGGGACTGGAGCGAGAATCACTCAACGCCAAATGCCGAGAGATCTGGGCTTCCGGCTGGCGGCCGGGGCAAGATGCGGGCGACTCCGTTGGCTCAGGGGCCGACGTGGAAGACGCGGGCAGCTAA
- a CDS encoding Nif11-like leader peptide family natural product precursor, producing the protein MSRQGFKDFVHALEHSSSLRRQLHQLPSIDAVVGLARDNGFAVSESDFQDDARCDQVERWFANSWIS; encoded by the coding sequence ATGAGCCGGCAAGGCTTCAAGGATTTCGTCCATGCTTTAGAACACAGTTCCTCCCTCAGACGCCAACTTCACCAGCTTCCCTCGATCGACGCTGTGGTGGGTTTAGCCAGAGACAACGGTTTTGCCGTGAGCGAATCCGATTTTCAGGATGACGCCCGCTGCGACCAGGTCGAGCGCTGGTTTGCCAACAGCTGGATTTCCTGA
- the petE gene encoding plastocyanin, producing the protein MINRLRSLVSACIALVLVIGLGVASANAATVEVKLGSDSGMLAFEPSTVNIKAGDTVKFVNNKMAPHNAVFDGHDELSHSDLAFAPGESWEETFSTAGTYDFYCEPHRGAGMVGKVIVE; encoded by the coding sequence ATGATTAATCGTCTGCGCTCCCTTGTTTCTGCCTGCATCGCCCTTGTTCTGGTGATCGGCTTGGGCGTGGCTTCCGCCAACGCCGCCACCGTTGAAGTGAAGCTTGGCTCCGATTCCGGCATGCTGGCGTTCGAGCCCAGCACCGTGAACATCAAAGCTGGCGACACCGTCAAGTTCGTCAACAACAAGATGGCTCCTCACAACGCCGTCTTCGATGGCCACGATGAGCTCAGCCACTCCGACCTGGCTTTCGCCCCCGGCGAATCCTGGGAAGAGACCTTCTCCACCGCTGGCACCTATGACTTCTACTGCGAGCCCCATCGTGGTGCTGGCATGGTCGGCAAGGTGATCGTTGAGTGA